In Deferribacter desulfuricans SSM1, the following are encoded in one genomic region:
- a CDS encoding pyruvate, water dikinase regulatory protein — translation MKNIDVFLGKKGDDLKRIFIISDGTGQSAINLMRACLIQFEEQHVRLTVFSKVNTKEQIESILNQAREQKAFVAFTLVKKELRRYMHKLCHDYEIIHHDILGPPVEKLSNFLGAKPLENPNLLRRVDDKYFKRIEAIEFTINHDDGKNLKGLKEADIVILGLSRVSKTPTSFFLAQLGYKVVNIPIVPEIPLPKELFEIDQKKIVCLVMDPEVLQKVRMERMKHYKTTSNYTDLKRIFEELEFVYDLVKKNRQWHIVDTTNKSVEETAREIISCIYGREQELY, via the coding sequence ATGAAAAATATTGATGTTTTTCTTGGGAAGAAAGGTGATGATTTGAAAAGGATATTTATAATTTCTGATGGTACGGGTCAGAGTGCGATCAATTTAATGAGGGCCTGTTTAATACAATTTGAAGAGCAACATGTGAGATTAACAGTTTTTTCGAAGGTAAACACAAAAGAGCAGATTGAAAGTATTTTAAATCAGGCAAGAGAACAGAAGGCTTTTGTTGCATTTACTCTCGTAAAAAAAGAGCTTAGAAGATATATGCATAAATTGTGTCATGACTATGAGATAATACACCACGATATTTTGGGACCGCCTGTGGAAAAGCTTTCAAATTTTCTTGGTGCTAAGCCTTTAGAAAATCCTAATTTGCTTAGAAGGGTTGATGATAAATATTTTAAGAGGATAGAGGCAATCGAGTTTACTATAAACCATGATGATGGTAAAAATCTAAAAGGGCTGAAAGAAGCCGATATTGTAATTTTAGGTTTATCAAGGGTTTCAAAGACACCTACATCTTTTTTCCTTGCACAACTTGGTTATAAAGTGGTTAATATCCCAATTGTTCCTGAAATCCCATTACCAAAAGAGCTATTTGAAATTGATCAGAAAAAGATTGTTTGTCTTGTTATGGATCCAGAGGTGTTGCAAAAGGTAAGGATGGAAAGGATGAAACATTATAAAACTACAAGTAACTACACTGATTTAAAAAGGATATTTGAAGAGTTAGAGTTTGTATATGACCTTGTTAAAAAGAATAGACAGTGGCATATCGTTGATACCACTAACAAATCTGTCGAGGAAACAGCTAGAGAAATAATCAGCTGTATTTACGGTCGAGAGCAAGAACTTTATTAA
- the cobO gene encoding cob(I)yrinic acid a,c-diamide adenosyltransferase gives MKGMVHVYTGNGKGKTTAAFGLALRGIGAGKSVYIIQFIKSMEYSEIKAFKKYFPFVPIEQFGRGCFIINKPEKEDILEAKKGFERVKELLKRKDIDILILDEINIAIYYGMIDCAELIEQLKNRNQEMEVVITGRYAKKELIDFADLVTEMKEVKHYYNSGVKARDGIER, from the coding sequence ATGAAAGGGATGGTACATGTTTATACAGGAAATGGAAAAGGGAAGACTACTGCAGCTTTTGGATTAGCATTAAGGGGGATAGGAGCTGGAAAAAGTGTGTATATTATTCAATTTATAAAGTCTATGGAATATTCTGAAATAAAGGCATTTAAAAAATATTTCCCTTTTGTACCAATAGAGCAGTTTGGTAGAGGTTGTTTTATTATTAATAAACCAGAAAAAGAGGATATTTTAGAAGCTAAAAAAGGATTTGAAAGAGTAAAAGAGCTTTTAAAGAGAAAAGACATAGATATTTTGATTTTGGATGAAATAAATATTGCTATTTATTATGGGATGATTGATTGTGCAGAATTAATTGAGCAATTAAAAAATAGAAATCAAGAGATGGAAGTTGTAATTACAGGTAGATATGCAAAAAAAGAGCTAATCGATTTTGCTGATTTGGTTACTGAAATGAAAGAGGTTAAACATTATTATAATAGTGGTGTTAAAGCAAGAGATGGTATAGAAAGATAA
- the cas5b gene encoding type I-B CRISPR-associated protein Cas5b, which translates to MKVLVFDIWGDFGHFKKFYTTSSPLTFSVPPPTAVYGMLGAILGFGKNEYLQYLNVKTTKIAIQILNPIKKTRMTINLIDTKNSNSFHLIKSRTQIKTEFLRNPAYRFYVNINNEDLFNKLIQRVKNKETYYTLSLGLANLLANFKYIGAFKAEPTGNADFVNSAILSKNVENIEVEEGKKYFKEKLPIDMNQNREVLKYEDVIMELNGQKLEGNFKNCYKIEDKIVSFF; encoded by the coding sequence ATGAAAGTATTAGTCTTTGATATTTGGGGAGATTTTGGACATTTTAAAAAGTTTTATACAACATCTTCACCATTGACATTTTCTGTTCCACCACCTACAGCAGTTTATGGAATGTTAGGAGCGATTTTAGGATTTGGAAAAAATGAGTATCTTCAATATCTAAATGTTAAAACTACTAAAATAGCCATTCAAATATTAAATCCTATAAAGAAAACAAGAATGACAATAAACCTAATTGATACTAAAAACTCTAACAGTTTTCATTTAATAAAGTCAAGAACGCAGATAAAAACAGAATTTCTAAGAAATCCAGCGTACAGATTTTATGTAAACATCAATAATGAAGATTTGTTTAATAAACTAATTCAGAGAGTTAAAAATAAAGAAACTTACTACACTTTATCTTTAGGACTTGCAAATTTGCTTGCAAATTTCAAATATATAGGAGCTTTTAAAGCAGAACCTACTGGTAATGCTGACTTTGTAAATTCGGCAATTCTTTCAAAAAATGTTGAAAATATAGAAGTTGAAGAAGGGAAAAAATATTTTAAAGAAAAACTCCCAATAGATATGAACCAAAATAGAGAGGTTTTAAAATATGAAGATGTAATCATGGAGCTTAACGGTCAAAAGTTAGAAGGTAATTTCAAAAATTGCTATAAAATTGAAGATAAAATCGTTTCTTTCTTTTAA
- a CDS encoding FecCD family ABC transporter permease, protein MDKKTFLKKIGILLIFLGLLFLLNVFYNYDLKKVDLKILQVIRLPRALLAISVGGILSVSAAVLQGVFRNPLVETYTLGISGGAGIGVALAISLGLNKIFGYYALPFFGFLGALAVFWLIYQFALRKRFFEVDKVLMIGVMISFISSALLMLILSLSKTESINNVIYWLMGSLDESDYFVIFLTLIVSFIILIVFGLISNRLNGFLLGVEKGSSLGIDIVGLTKLTVFLACFSCAFAVSSSGIIPFVGIVVPHILKAIYGNDFRFLVPASFISGAAFMLFADLVAKIIISPNELPVGVITGIIGGIIFINIYRKRLK, encoded by the coding sequence ATGGATAAAAAAACCTTTTTAAAGAAAATTGGCATATTGTTGATTTTTCTCGGATTATTATTTTTGTTAAATGTTTTCTATAATTATGATTTAAAAAAAGTTGATTTGAAAATTTTACAAGTAATTAGACTACCTAGAGCATTACTCGCAATATCTGTTGGTGGCATTTTGTCTGTGTCAGCAGCAGTTTTACAAGGAGTGTTTAGAAATCCACTTGTAGAAACATATACTTTGGGAATTTCTGGTGGAGCTGGTATAGGTGTAGCTTTAGCTATTTCTTTGGGTTTAAATAAAATTTTTGGTTATTATGCACTCCCTTTTTTTGGATTTTTGGGCGCTTTAGCTGTCTTTTGGCTGATTTATCAATTTGCTTTGAGGAAAAGATTTTTTGAAGTGGACAAAGTATTAATGATAGGTGTGATGATAAGTTTTATTTCATCAGCTTTGCTTATGCTAATTTTATCGCTATCTAAAACTGAGAGTATAAATAATGTAATTTACTGGTTGATGGGTTCGTTAGATGAATCTGACTATTTTGTAATTTTTTTAACATTAATTGTATCTTTTATAATTTTGATTGTATTTGGACTAATTTCAAACCGCTTAAATGGGTTTTTATTGGGGGTAGAAAAGGGGAGTAGTCTTGGTATAGATATTGTGGGGCTTACAAAGCTTACAGTTTTTCTTGCGTGTTTTTCATGTGCTTTTGCAGTTTCTTCAAGTGGTATTATCCCATTTGTTGGGATTGTTGTCCCACATATTTTAAAGGCAATTTATGGCAATGATTTTAGGTTTTTAGTACCAGCATCATTTATTTCAGGTGCTGCGTTTATGTTGTTTGCAGATCTTGTAGCAAAAATAATTATTTCACCAAATGAGCTTCCAGTTGGTGTTATTACAGGTATTATAGGTGGAATTATCTTTATAAATATTTACAGGAAAAGGCTTAAATGA
- a CDS encoding type II toxin-antitoxin system RelE/ParE family toxin: protein MYSLVFTEIYLKREKEFLKKHKDLIPRYKKVLKLLELDPHHPSLRLHKLKGKFKDKYSVSITMSYRIILTFVIVKKEIVLIDIGHHDEVY, encoded by the coding sequence TTGTATTCCCTCGTTTTTACAGAAATCTATCTAAAAAGAGAAAAAGAATTTTTAAAAAAGCATAAAGATTTAATACCAAGATATAAAAAAGTTTTGAAACTTTTAGAGTTAGACCCACATCATCCATCTTTAAGACTTCATAAGTTAAAAGGAAAATTTAAAGATAAATATTCAGTTTCAATCACTATGAGCTATAGAATTATTTTAACTTTTGTAATTGTAAAAAAAGAAATAGTTTTAATAGATATAGGACATCACGATGAAGTATATTAA
- a CDS encoding ABC transporter ATP-binding protein, which produces MSYILKVKNLCAGYENGFSLKDINFSMKKSEFLGLIGPNGSGKSTFLKTLIGTLKKYSGEIFIQDKKIESYSRKELSRLIAYVPQKIENVEITVIDYLKLGRLPYFDNFQFFESKKDLDVINYYISFFQIENLIDKYLFQLSGGEQQIVSIASALIQEPTLLLLDEPTAHLDINHQIQIMDILKILNQEKGVSIVIVLHDLNLAAEYCDNLVLLKNGHIAASGSPEDVLNYKTIEKVYDMVVVSMKNPISNKPFVLPVSKLLMDKYKNE; this is translated from the coding sequence ATGAGTTATATTTTAAAAGTAAAGAATTTATGTGCTGGTTATGAAAATGGTTTTAGTTTGAAAGACATCAATTTTTCTATGAAAAAATCAGAATTTTTAGGACTTATTGGGCCAAATGGTTCAGGAAAATCGACATTTTTAAAGACACTAATTGGCACATTGAAAAAATATTCTGGTGAAATTTTTATACAAGATAAAAAAATAGAATCATATTCAAGAAAAGAGTTGAGTAGATTAATTGCTTATGTCCCTCAAAAGATTGAAAATGTTGAGATAACTGTTATTGATTATTTAAAGCTTGGCAGATTGCCATATTTTGATAATTTTCAGTTTTTTGAAAGCAAAAAAGACTTAGATGTAATAAATTACTATATAAGTTTTTTTCAAATAGAAAATTTAATTGATAAGTACTTGTTTCAACTAAGCGGTGGAGAACAGCAGATAGTATCAATAGCATCAGCTTTAATTCAGGAGCCAACTCTATTGTTATTAGACGAGCCAACTGCTCATCTTGATATAAATCATCAAATACAAATTATGGATATTTTAAAAATATTAAATCAAGAAAAGGGGGTATCAATAGTTATAGTTTTGCATGATTTAAATTTAGCTGCGGAGTATTGTGATAATTTAGTGTTGTTAAAGAATGGTCATATAGCAGCAAGTGGGAGTCCAGAAGATGTATTAAATTATAAGACTATAGAAAAAGTATATGATATGGTTGTAGTTTCTATGAAAAATCCTATATCTAATAAACCATTTGTATTACCAGTATCAAAGCTGTTGATGGATAAATATAAAAATGAATAA
- a CDS encoding type II toxin-antitoxin system prevent-host-death family antitoxin, whose amino-acid sequence MILSANDLKTKGISFVEKLIKKYNEVFITVRGKKKFVILPVEEYEKLKEAELDKIIKEAEEDYKKGRYIKETAEEHFQRLGI is encoded by the coding sequence ATGATATTATCAGCTAATGATTTAAAAACAAAAGGAATTTCATTCGTTGAAAAACTTATAAAAAAATATAACGAAGTTTTCATTACTGTAAGAGGAAAAAAGAAATTTGTAATCCTTCCCGTTGAAGAATATGAGAAATTAAAAGAAGCAGAACTTGATAAGATTATTAAAGAAGCAGAAGAAGATTATAAAAAAGGAAGATATATAAAAGAAACTGCAGAAGAACATTTCCAGAGGTTAGGTATTTAG
- a CDS encoding ABC transporter substrate-binding protein produces MRKVLFRAAFVQLFFFFLFLNSLFAEINRVVSVVPSITKQLIYFKAQETIVGCSSYCKLAKDTNVQIVGNIININVEKIYSLKPDIVFVSNMTDVRDVEKLKKLGIKAAVFSYPKSIEEFFTQVKEIGKLTGYQKAANKAINISKKLFAELSNRCNALKGKKVFMEIGVKPLYSVPKDTYLNDFLLRLGLINITGKLKDGIINREYVIKENPDIIMIMDMGYKAKEEISYWHKFKFLNAVKNNKILLLEADKVASPALPEFFEYFKKILYRMCK; encoded by the coding sequence ATGAGAAAGGTACTTTTTAGAGCTGCTTTTGTGCAGCTCTTTTTCTTTTTTCTATTTTTAAATAGCTTATTTGCAGAAATAAATAGAGTTGTGTCTGTTGTCCCATCTATTACAAAACAGTTGATATATTTTAAAGCACAAGAAACGATTGTTGGTTGTTCATCTTATTGTAAATTAGCAAAAGATACAAATGTGCAGATTGTTGGTAATATTATAAATATAAATGTTGAAAAAATATATTCATTGAAACCTGATATTGTCTTTGTGAGTAATATGACGGATGTTAGGGATGTGGAAAAACTAAAAAAACTTGGTATAAAGGCAGCTGTATTTAGCTATCCAAAATCTATTGAGGAGTTTTTTACACAGGTAAAAGAAATAGGGAAATTAACTGGTTATCAAAAAGCAGCAAATAAAGCGATTAATATTTCTAAAAAGTTGTTTGCAGAGCTATCAAATAGATGTAATGCATTAAAAGGGAAAAAAGTTTTTATGGAAATAGGTGTAAAACCCCTTTATTCTGTCCCAAAGGATACTTATTTAAATGATTTTTTATTGAGGCTTGGTTTAATTAATATTACAGGGAAATTAAAAGATGGGATCATAAATAGAGAGTATGTAATTAAAGAAAATCCTGATATTATAATGATTATGGATATGGGATACAAAGCAAAGGAGGAGATATCTTATTGGCATAAATTCAAATTTTTAAATGCTGTAAAAAATAATAAAATACTTTTATTAGAAGCAGATAAGGTAGCTAGTCCAGCTTTGCCAGAGTTTTTTGAATATTTTAAAAAAATTTTATATAGGATGTGCAAATGA
- a CDS encoding CRISPR-associated helicase/endonuclease Cas3: MKYINSKLHSHPDRLLEKHTSQVIELANKYYSEISINDKILKDILTIITFSHDIGKSTQFFQDYILGDKELKNKLETKHAHLGGIAGLFLTDRYLKSKNIDNPFLLSLSYILPKRHHSNLKDFLNDLVIEEEDIKILQTQINSIDKEKFKNFLQNVETCDKNLINFSFEEIDFQQIKQTLRKIRRFIRKLKDEKSIDYYINTVFMFSLILDADKSDVGIKTDKNILFKDIQIKPEIVDNFVKNLSFEETEIINLRKKAYKEVAEKEIDINQKIYTLTLPTGLGKTLISFKTALKIAEKLKKEKGINLKIIYCLPFLSIIEQNFSVFENVLKENDINLDSSILLKHHHLTGFSYKSKVDEFDYNTSRLLIEGWNSKIITTTFLQFFYSLIGNKNKMLRKFHRLANSVAILDEIQSIPHKYWLLIKEVLCRMAEKFNFYIIFSTATQPMIFEKKKYIELASKDYFEHIDRYDVFINKTQQTIELFYSNLNIEDNKTYLFIMNTVSSAKMLFEFLKKDFKDEIIFLSTHIIPKERLKRIKELKNHNKRIAVSTQLVEAGVDIDFDIVYRDFAPFDSLNQSAGRCNREGKKEKGKFYIVKLFDDKNNRSYSSYIYDSVLINATDEILEKEIYSEKEFIGLVNKYFEKIKQIKSDKVSLDMLEMLYTLKFSAEKEKDKIKSIEDFVLIKEDYYKEDVFIEIDNEAKKVWEEYTKIWQLQDLFERKKAFDSIKSDFYKFVVSVPIKDNPPPIENNFYFVPYENIHEYYDLETGFKVKGGLFFSF, translated from the coding sequence ATGAAGTATATTAATTCAAAACTCCATTCCCATCCTGACAGGCTGTTAGAAAAGCATACTTCACAAGTTATAGAATTAGCCAATAAATATTATTCAGAAATTTCTATTAATGACAAAATTTTAAAAGATATATTAACAATCATAACCTTTTCCCATGACATAGGAAAATCTACACAATTTTTTCAAGATTATATTCTTGGTGATAAAGAATTAAAAAATAAATTAGAGACAAAACATGCCCATTTGGGTGGAATAGCTGGACTTTTTTTAACTGATAGATATTTAAAGTCTAAAAATATAGATAACCCTTTTCTCCTTTCATTGTCATACATTTTACCTAAACGCCATCATTCAAACCTTAAAGACTTTTTAAATGATTTAGTTATTGAAGAAGAAGATATAAAAATTTTACAAACTCAGATAAACTCAATCGATAAAGAAAAATTTAAAAATTTTCTACAAAATGTGGAAACTTGCGATAAAAACTTAATCAATTTTTCTTTCGAAGAAATAGATTTTCAGCAAATAAAGCAAACTTTAAGAAAAATAAGAAGATTTATTAGAAAACTCAAAGATGAAAAATCAATTGATTACTACATAAATACAGTTTTTATGTTTTCTCTAATTCTTGATGCAGACAAATCAGATGTAGGTATAAAAACAGATAAAAATATACTTTTTAAAGACATTCAAATAAAACCGGAAATCGTTGATAATTTCGTAAAAAATCTTTCTTTTGAAGAAACAGAGATTATAAACCTCAGGAAAAAAGCCTACAAAGAAGTTGCAGAAAAAGAAATAGATATAAATCAGAAAATTTATACCTTAACCCTTCCAACAGGACTTGGAAAAACACTTATCTCATTTAAAACAGCTTTAAAAATAGCAGAAAAATTAAAAAAAGAAAAAGGAATAAACCTAAAGATTATCTACTGCTTGCCTTTCCTTTCTATTATTGAACAAAATTTTAGTGTTTTTGAAAATGTTTTAAAAGAAAACGACATAAATCTAGACAGCTCAATTCTTTTAAAACATCACCATTTGACTGGTTTTAGCTATAAATCAAAAGTTGATGAGTTTGATTATAATACTTCAAGGCTTTTAATTGAAGGTTGGAATTCTAAAATAATTACTACAACATTTTTACAGTTTTTTTACTCACTCATAGGAAATAAAAATAAAATGCTCAGAAAATTTCATAGATTAGCAAACTCTGTAGCCATTTTAGATGAAATTCAGTCTATTCCCCATAAGTATTGGTTACTAATAAAAGAAGTATTATGCCGAATGGCAGAAAAATTTAATTTTTATATTATCTTTTCAACAGCTACTCAGCCAATGATTTTTGAAAAAAAGAAATATATTGAGCTTGCAAGCAAAGATTATTTTGAACATATAGATCGATACGATGTTTTTATAAATAAAACACAGCAGACTATTGAGCTGTTCTACTCAAATTTAAATATAGAAGATAACAAAACTTATCTTTTTATAATGAATACTGTAAGTTCTGCTAAAATGCTTTTTGAATTTCTTAAAAAAGATTTCAAAGATGAAATAATATTTTTATCGACTCATATTATTCCAAAAGAAAGACTAAAAAGAATTAAAGAGTTGAAAAACCATAATAAAAGAATTGCAGTTTCAACACAACTCGTAGAAGCAGGCGTAGATATTGATTTTGACATTGTTTACAGAGATTTTGCACCTTTTGACAGTTTAAATCAATCTGCTGGTAGGTGTAACAGAGAAGGAAAAAAAGAAAAAGGTAAATTTTATATAGTAAAACTTTTTGATGATAAAAATAACAGATCTTATAGTTCATACATATATGATTCTGTTTTGATAAATGCTACAGATGAAATTCTTGAAAAAGAAATTTATTCAGAGAAAGAGTTTATAGGTTTAGTAAATAAGTATTTTGAAAAAATAAAGCAAATAAAATCTGACAAAGTCTCCTTAGATATGCTAGAAATGCTATACACACTAAAGTTTTCAGCAGAAAAAGAAAAAGACAAGATTAAATCTATTGAAGATTTTGTTTTAATAAAAGAAGACTACTATAAGGAAGATGTTTTTATTGAAATTGATAATGAAGCCAAAAAAGTATGGGAAGAATATACAAAAATATGGCAGTTACAGGATTTATTTGAAAGAAAAAAGGCATTTGACAGTATAAAATCAGACTTTTATAAATTTGTTGTATCAGTTCCAATTAAAGACAATCCACCACCAATTGAAAACAATTTTTATTTTGTTCCGTATGAAAACATACATGAGTATTATGATTTAGAAACTGGTTTTAAAGTAAAAGGCGGGCTATTTTTTAGTTTTTAG
- a CDS encoding energy transducer TonB: MNNYSQNRFLIISIFISLTLHGVILIKYKVFHINFFDNDKSITINFEFKRAEKVKNDVPEGKKAAKINNLNFQNNNSHKNKIFKKPDLVKKHKEIIKKKIKNNIQKTVAFIPDKQIEVKKSSVQKIDDVKIDKQGLASNNHINKDFTEESNKVVKQDVSLLQDKKNYKNEQKFFDSNKYFNYVLNYIRDNLPYPYLARKRGIEGSVKVKIWINEAGKVVKVELLQSSGFKLLDKNTKYFLTKLTLKEKPPYEVNFTLTLEYKLL; encoded by the coding sequence ATGAATAATTATTCACAAAATAGGTTTTTAATTATCTCTATTTTTATATCATTGACATTGCATGGGGTAATTTTAATAAAATATAAAGTTTTTCATATAAACTTTTTCGATAATGATAAAAGTATTACTATTAATTTTGAATTTAAGAGAGCAGAAAAAGTAAAAAATGATGTTCCTGAGGGTAAAAAAGCTGCTAAAATTAATAATTTAAATTTTCAAAATAATAATTCTCATAAAAATAAAATATTTAAAAAGCCTGATTTAGTGAAAAAACATAAAGAAATTATAAAAAAGAAAATAAAGAATAATATCCAAAAAACTGTAGCTTTTATTCCTGACAAGCAGATTGAAGTAAAAAAGAGTTCTGTTCAAAAAATAGATGATGTTAAAATTGATAAACAGGGTTTAGCGTCTAATAATCATATAAATAAAGATTTTACAGAGGAAAGCAATAAAGTAGTTAAACAAGATGTATCGTTATTACAGGATAAAAAAAATTATAAAAATGAACAGAAATTTTTTGATAGTAATAAATATTTTAATTATGTACTCAATTATATTAGAGATAATTTGCCTTATCCTTATCTTGCTAGAAAAAGAGGGATAGAAGGTAGTGTAAAGGTAAAAATTTGGATTAATGAGGCTGGAAAAGTTGTTAAAGTGGAACTGTTGCAATCCTCAGGTTTTAAACTGCTTGATAAAAACACTAAGTATTTTTTAACTAAACTAACATTAAAAGAAAAACCACCTTATGAAGTAAATTTTACCCTAACTCTCGAATATAAGTTATTGTAA
- a CDS encoding TonB-dependent receptor — translation MNRKIVVLFLLISFSIVNFVFANDKKIVIFGEKITESEVENKANVIVITKEDIDKINPQTVYDILETIPGVSVKSYDLKHSLVIMGGFDGEKGGLNNVIMLNGRRITNPDMSTPDLSLIPVDMIERVEVYLGGGSVLFGDRATGGAINIVTKKPYKNSFTVKADGGSYGYYNIYAEGVFANERYSFIINADKLGMEGYRDNSEFYSGTVSGQFSYYLDKLEITFDTLYNDQRYGLPGSLTESDIANYGRKHSNTPLDGGDDYSKSFGLKLSYDLSENSKIVFDSNIRQRNRSYYLYVKTNDELKTKIYQLYYDFKLNKKNYSNHLQVGVEYEKDNLETESTWSSSKLDRKRKAVYFYDTFSISKIFGEYGYRYSKLNDDYDTYDKSKDTSEKAYTGVIGYNITKNHKIYIKYDRSFRFPTTDEMIEYSFVQYDYVLNDSLDTQVDKTYEIGFKSDYKKYFVHLSVYKQVSNSEIFTNPTYVPYANTNFDTEKKVFNMNTGYDDNNILLMLSYNYIDSVITEDGYDDSFVPLVSKHTIKATAGYRTKAGFGVYYFVRYYSDYYVGNDYKNTYDKMDGYAISDLKLEYKKKNYEIYFKVNNLFNEQYYSYVNNYGYGNNYYPAPERNYMAGVKVKF, via the coding sequence ATGAATAGAAAAATAGTTGTTTTGTTTCTTTTGATAAGTTTTAGTATAGTTAATTTCGTTTTTGCTAATGACAAAAAAATAGTAATTTTTGGTGAAAAAATCACCGAAAGTGAGGTAGAAAACAAAGCAAATGTCATAGTTATTACAAAAGAGGATATTGATAAAATAAATCCTCAAACCGTTTATGATATTTTAGAAACTATTCCAGGAGTAAGTGTAAAATCTTATGATTTAAAACACAGCTTAGTAATTATGGGTGGTTTTGATGGTGAAAAAGGTGGTTTAAATAATGTAATAATGTTAAATGGTAGAAGAATTACAAATCCTGATATGAGCACTCCTGATTTGTCTTTGATACCGGTTGATATGATAGAAAGAGTAGAAGTTTATTTAGGTGGTGGGAGCGTACTTTTTGGTGATAGAGCTACAGGTGGGGCAATAAATATAGTAACTAAGAAGCCTTATAAAAATAGTTTCACTGTAAAAGCTGATGGTGGCTCTTATGGTTATTATAATATTTATGCAGAGGGTGTTTTTGCAAATGAAAGATACTCTTTTATTATAAACGCAGATAAGCTTGGGATGGAAGGCTATCGTGATAATTCAGAATTTTATTCTGGAACAGTAAGTGGTCAATTTAGTTATTATTTAGATAAATTGGAAATAACTTTTGATACGCTGTATAATGATCAAAGATATGGATTACCAGGTTCTTTAACTGAAAGTGATATTGCAAATTATGGGCGTAAACATTCTAATACGCCACTTGATGGTGGAGATGATTATAGCAAAAGTTTTGGATTAAAACTTTCATATGATTTGAGCGAAAATAGTAAAATTGTATTTGATAGCAATATAAGGCAAAGGAATAGATCTTACTATTTATATGTAAAAACAAATGATGAATTAAAAACAAAAATATATCAACTTTATTATGATTTCAAATTAAACAAGAAAAATTATTCTAATCATTTACAGGTTGGTGTTGAATATGAAAAGGATAATTTGGAAACTGAGAGTACATGGTCAAGTTCTAAACTTGATAGAAAAAGAAAGGCTGTTTATTTTTATGATACTTTTTCTATAAGTAAAATATTTGGTGAATATGGTTATAGATATTCAAAACTTAATGATGATTATGATACTTATGACAAGTCAAAAGATACTTCTGAAAAAGCTTATACAGGTGTAATTGGTTATAACATAACTAAAAATCATAAAATATACATTAAGTATGATAGAAGTTTTAGATTTCCTACAACTGATGAAATGATTGAATATTCTTTTGTTCAATATGATTATGTTTTAAATGATTCTCTTGATACTCAGGTCGATAAAACTTATGAAATTGGTTTTAAATCAGATTATAAAAAATACTTTGTTCATTTATCAGTGTATAAGCAGGTTTCAAATAGTGAAATTTTTACAAATCCTACATATGTTCCATACGCTAATACAAATTTTGATACTGAAAAGAAAGTATTCAATATGAATACAGGCTATGATGATAATAATATTTTGCTGATGTTGTCCTACAACTATATAGACTCTGTGATAACTGAAGATGGTTATGATGACTCTTTTGTGCCTCTGGTTTCAAAACATACTATAAAAGCAACAGCTGGTTATAGAACAAAAGCTGGGTTTGGGGTTTACTACTTTGTAAGGTATTACAGTGATTATTATGTTGGTAATGATTATAAAAACACTTATGACAAAATGGATGGATACGCAATTAGTGATTTAAAGCTCGAGTATAAAAAGAAAAATTATGAAATTTATTTCAAGGTAAACAATCTGTTTAATGAACAGTATTATAGTTATGTAAATAATTATGGTTATGGGAATAATTATTATCCTGCACCAGAAAGAAATTATATGGCAGGGGTAAAGGTTAAGTTTTAA